In one Diprion similis isolate iyDipSimi1 chromosome 6, iyDipSimi1.1, whole genome shotgun sequence genomic region, the following are encoded:
- the LOC124407400 gene encoding mediator of RNA polymerase II transcription subunit 17 translates to MAYSVNISVEAPIENQIQEITYDGQEIYQAPLTLSENLAKIAQKIDFSKSNGDEVKKEPPENGEKSEDDSKDPAAFQSSLWPWDSVRNKLRNALTEVCVLADVLSIVKEKKYMVLDPVPQEVPDVKPMVQVYARKKALSGAGQVLLFGAERLRNCQNELARSRATPDFHIELLRLRQNWRLKKVSNSIIGDLSYRTAGSKYTQTGMFEVTKAEEEEKAWSSPPASPNPNSSSSSNSTPSQSHPSSNSKVNPSALRVTIPSELQGVAYIEVLCQKDQEDLCSANISLLNGGTNSSNADMHWQQKLEAAQNVLFCKELFSQLAREAVHLRAPIPHMVVGNQIMATVLPGIQLIIGLCHSTGNDKKPSAPPPHKTEHDHVLEHSLHQLLREVHHKNTHHSFPHPSSGPIGPSKRRCLAGPNAADRYELLEMTKSQTLLEQIIQQAQHFFMRLRTEYVLDTIAKEVKDPLIVSHWNALNSPTQSCVKINILTHGYDTVCRTSLVVHVGEKSLKCVCRDGRVMHMSYEPQELRDLIFCQIYQHQITAVQALAKCMGWQFLANSSHLGLGAVELLGNASSCILASPIGDRMIAVRCEPQTGVQVGIAHSPRKDFFPGQLVRERKWENLGGSFKEVRWDKMEGKNFLNKMELLMASLTSS, encoded by the exons GCCGCTCACTTTGTCTGAAAACTTGGCAAAGATTGCGCAAAAAATCGACTTTAGTAAATCTAATGGTGATGAGGTGAAAAAGGAACCACCTGAGAACggagaaaaaagtgaagatGATTCTAAGGATCCAGCAGCCTTTCAGTCGTCCCTATGGCCCTGGGATAgtgtaagaaataaattaag AAACGCCCTCACAGAAGTTTGCGTTCTAGCTGACGTTCTTTCAATAgtcaaggaaaaaaagtacatGGTTTTAGATCCTGTACCCCAAGAAGTACCTGACGTTAAACCTATGGTGCAAGTCTATGCTAGAAAAAAAGCTCTGTCAGGTGCTGGACAGGTGCTTCTTTTTGGTGCGGAGAGGTTGAGAAATTGCCAAAATGAATTGGCTAGAAGTCGAGCGACTCCTGATTTCCATATCGAACTTTTAAGACTCAGGCAGAACTGGCGGctcaaaaaagtttctaaTTCTATTATTGGCGATCTTAGCTACCGCACAG CTGGATCCAAGTATACGCAGACAGGAATGTTTGAGGTGACAAAAGCTGAGGAGGAAGAGAAGGCTTGGAGCAGTCCACCCGCATCGCCAAATCCGAATTCTAGCAGCTCATCAAATTCCACACCCTCGCAATCACATCCTTCCTCAAATTCCAAGGTTAATCCTTCAGCGCTTCGCGTTACCATACCTAGTGAACTGCAAGGGGTTGCGTACATTGAAGTTCTCTGTCAAAagg aCCAGGAGGATTTGTGCAGTGCCAATATCAGCCTCTTAAACGGTGGCACGAATAGCTCTAACGCAGACATGCACTGGCAACAGAAACTGGAAGCAGCTCAAAATGTTCTATTCTGTAAAGAATTGTTTAGTCAACTAGCAAGGGAAGCTGTACATCTACGAGCTCCTATTCCTCACATGGTTGTTGGCAATCAGATTATGGCGACG GTTCTCCCAGGCATACAACTTATTATTGGCTTGTGCCACAGCACAGGCAATGATAAGAAACCTTCGGCACCACCGCCACACAAAACAGAACATGACCATGTACTGGAACACTCGTTGCATCAATTACTACGAGAAGTTCACCACAAAAACACACATCATTCATTTCCCCATCCATCTTCAGGTCCTATAGGTCCAAGTAAAAGACGCTGTCTAGCAGGTCCAAATGCTGCAGACAGATATGAACTACTGGAGATGACGAAAAG CCAAACATTGCTGGAGCAGATCATTCAGCAAGCTCAACATTTCTTCATGCGGCTACGGACAGAGTACGTCTTGGACACAATAGCAAAAGAAGTTAAAGACCCATTAATAGTTTCACACTGGAATGCCCTCAATTCTCCGACCCAGTCATGTGTCAAGATTAATATTTTGACGCACGGATACGACACCGTTTGTCGGACGTCGCTAGTTGTGCACGTGGGTGAGAAGTCTCTGAAATGCGTGTGCAGGGATGGACGAGTGATGCACATGAGCTACGAACCTCAGGAGTTACGGGATCTCATTTTTTGTCAG ATCTATCAACATCAGATAACAGCTGTTCAAGCATTGGCCAAATGTATGGGCTGGCAGTTCTTGGCTAATAGTTCTCATTTGGGACTCGGGGCTGTCGAACTGCTTGGTAATGCCAGTAGCTGCATACTAGCATCACCTATAGGAGACAG AATGATTGCAGTCAGATGCGAGCCACAGACTGGAGTTCAAGTTGGAATAGCACATTCACCAAGAAAGGATTTCTTTCCCGGACAATTAGTGAGAGAGCGAAAGTGGGAGAACTTGGGAGGTTCATTCAAAGAAGTTAGGTGGGACAAAATggagggtaaaaattttttgaataaaatggaGCTGTTGATGGCATCGCTGACTAGTTCTTAA
- the LOC124407401 gene encoding endoplasmic reticulum-Golgi intermediate compartment protein 2 — protein MATLRKRIINLKAVKELDGFPKVPDTYVKQSAVGGTFSVLSFCLIAYLVIAETQYFLDTRLQFKFEPDNDFIDAKLKVNIDITVAMPCSRVGADILDSTNQNLMGFGTLEEEDTWWELTPEQRNHFDSLKYMNSYLREEYHAVHELLWKSNQLSLLSDMPKRNNYPNHTPDACRIYGSLDVNKVAGNFHITAGKSLSLPRGHIHISAFMTERDYNFTHRINRFSFGEPSPGVIHPLEGDEKISDRSMMLYQYFVEVVPTDVRNLLRSYKTYQYSVKDHQRPIDHHKGSHGIPGIFFKYDMSALKVKVTQQRDSIFRFLVKLCATVGGIFVTNGLLNNLVQVFWYLITCQFLKNQDPRNEEKLVVSSPIVQNQSPNSVNLLTAASPPILNLEFDSNK, from the exons ATGGCAACattaagaaaaagaataattaactTGAAAGCCGTCAAAGAACTGGATGGTTTTCCCAAAGTACCTGACACTTATGTTAAACAATCTGCAGTTGGTGGTACAT TTTCAGTGTTGAGTTTCTGCCTCATAGCTTACTTGGTGATAGCAGAGACGCAATATTTTCTTGACACTCGTCTGCAGTTCAAATTTGAGCCTGACAATGACTTCATTGATGCTAAACTAAAAGTCAACATTGACATAACAGTAGCAATGCCATGCAGTCGCGTGGGCGCCGATATACTCGATTCTACTAATCAAAATTTGATGGGGTTTGGAACATTGGAAGAGGAGGACACGTGGTGGGAACTGACACCTGAACAACGAAACCACTTCGATTCTCTCAAATACATGAATTCATACCTAAGAGAAGAGTACCATGCTGTCCACGAGCTTCTATGGAAGTCTAATCAGTTGTCACTACTAAGTGATATGCCAAAACG aaataATTACCCCAACCACACTCCAGATGCTTGCCGCATATATGGAAGTTTAGACGTTAATAAGGTCGCTGGTAATTTTCATATCACTGCAGGAAAATCATTGTCACTCCCAAGAGGACATATTCATATATCTGCTTTTATGACAGAACGTGATTACAACTTTACACATAGAATCAACAGGTTTTCCTTTGGTGAACCAAGTCCTGGTGTTATACATCCACTTGagggagatgaaaaaataagcgATCGTA GTATGATGTTATACCAGTACTTTGTGGAGGTAGTTCCCACGGATGTCAGAAATTTATTGCGGTCGTACAAGACTTATCAGTACAGTGTAAAAGATCACCAGCGACCCATTGATCATCATAAAGGCTCGCATGGCATTCCTGGAATTTTCTTCAAGTACGATATGAGTGCTTTGAAAGTCAAAGTTACACAACAAAGAgattcgatttttcgattCCTGGTTAAACTTTGCGCTACTGTTGGTGGTATCTTTGTTACTAACG GGCTGTTGAACAATTTAGTACAGGTATTCTGGTATCTGATAACGTGCCAGTTTCTCAAAAATCAAGATCCacgaaatgaagaaaagcTAGTTGTTTCATCACCCATTGTCCAAAACCAATCTCCAAATTCTGTGAATTTGCTCACAGCAGCGTCCCCACCGATTTTAAATCTTGAATTTGATTCCAATAAATAA
- the LOC124407402 gene encoding DNA-directed RNA polymerase III subunit RPC7-like has protein sequence MCKLPICSAITACINKSGTLIFTDCHDMANRGRGRGKVSMSINVEQLGFGRGEALPGPVLQPPPKYPPLDYKPIPFTITDQDNYMLEIKRDYAEFLRDTPSYVQPIVVNKDIERYSDWFQDMITEKTSYEEQYDWTVMPGELKPRNSSHKRRRDSNVKEPAKKKKKDVDVEVRLKELEKKESTQRGDVDDDGKEGDGDNEDDEKEPEERPEEEEEELDEEMDDGTDYVNSYFDNGEGFDDEDDNLDDGPVY, from the coding sequence ATGTGCAAACTGCCAATTTGCTCAGCGATAACCGCTTGCATAAATAAATCGGGAACCTTAATTTTTACTGACTGCCACGATATGGCAAATCGTGGAAGAGGTAGAGGCAAAGTCTCTATGTCCATTAATGTAGAACAATTAGGCTTTGGAAGAGGAGAAGCGCTACCGGGTCCAGTTCTGCAACCACCGCCAAAGTACCCTCCTTTGGATTATAAGCCTATCCCTTTCACAATAACAGACCAGGATAACTATATGCTGGAAATAAAAAGGGATTACGCAGAGTTTCTTAGAGATACTCCAAGCTATGTACAACCGATCGTTGTTAATAAGGACATTGAGCGTTACTCAGATTGGTTTCAAGACATGATAACTGAAAAGACAAGCTACGAGGAACAATACGACTGGACTGTGATGCCAGGTGAATTAAAACCCAGGAATAGTAGTCATAAGCGCCGTCGGGATTCAAATGTCAAAGAGCCAgctaagaagaagaagaaagatgtTGACGTCGAGGTGAGGTTGAAGGAACttgagaaaaaggaaagtaCTCAACGCGGTGACGTCGATGACGATGGAAAAGAAGGAGATGGAGATAACGAAGATGATGAAAAGGAGCCAGAAGAACGTcctgaagaagaagaggaggaattAGACGAAGAGATGGATGATGGCACTGACTATGTCAACAGCTATTTCGACAATGGAGAAGGCTTCGATGACGAAGATGACAATTTGGATGACGGTCCTGTATATTGA
- the LOC124407398 gene encoding uncharacterized protein LOC124407398, which yields MSAGGDGSSVGLGEVFNNTPRRVQKRLFTSGNSSSKRTLFRDTQTASPSGGNSGDESDLGPMSPLALSDATPSSATNSPGKSLTSPLVGSAAAALVSLGSLDSNLWEMGMLNMGQDEANAAPSSPFSVLKTLTRSARYSQRRKTCPVLPEPMIPTSDENETGKETPPTSPKCSGKSSAWNESITETPKRKTFGKEIQNQQILDSIIVAETPHKEDSPVRRLITPLGSVSKEAALPRLHHRKSLNSLAATAGNSSPIDGKENILKRTARDAIIQTSAKLFKADECTSAPKARAALFQEKQKDFKVSTKVFYSSSPPQVLPKQESPMSIEQSEVRRGQKRRSLPNKNYRGRSTKRHKHGEINAGIGHRIRKPRVKKHVSQTDGSKKENANNVSPIATSIETFFADSSVENISQNMDNTLMNIHDAYSVEKCIVHPSRELTASPEIDTGKKFFKTNRTVSRNSLATVTVNDSIKLQVTHGKVKLQPHRFMKRQNPHKKARISDLSLDANDLTVDDPNFGVPIDKTSVDNILKVLEDDWADDEYDTMEPLISTQKYAISPLKSSIMPNGMTMSPASELTSMTSVMNIKDACGPTSKLDKVSSNLDNSHQTKGTKLYPLFNKDFARTKSLIETSKNVGRGTKRPAGWQLSAKNAAKDDRQYQLDAGQKQFGATQCPECGVVYQIGDPSDEISHQNYHDSIKILKFPGWKHERVVATDTYTSSRIILVEPSAPKYCWKKVSEILAVIDRDLGLADSKLSDYHNDKIYLYIREKEIIGVLVAEHVTTGYRVIPDLPNIDCCSLQSSAVKCGVKVVWTAASYQKQGIATKLVDVLRANFYFGYVLSMDDIAFSIPTPGGKAFAEKYTNTKCFKVYN from the exons ATGTCCGCGGGCGGCGACGGCAGCTCCGTCGGGCTCGGGGAAGTCTTCAATAATACACCTCGACGAGTCCAGAAGCGACTCTTCACTTCGGGaaatagttcaagcaagcgaACCCTGTTTCGGGACACCCAAACAGCGAGTCCCAGTGGAGGAAACTCCGGGGATGAATCAGACCTTGGCCCGATGTCTCCCTTGGCACTGAGCGATGCAACGCCAAGTAGTGCGACCAATTCACCTGGTAAATCGCTTACCTCTCCGCTGGTTGGATCCGCCGCAGCGGCTTTGGTAAGTCTTGGTTCGTTAGACTCTAATTTGTGGGAAATGGGGATGCTAAACATGGGCCAAGACGAGGCCAATGCGGCGCCGTCGTCTCCTTTCAGTGTCCTCAAAACGTTGACCCGATCGGCGAGATATTCTCAACGTCGCAAGACTTGTCCAGTTTTGCCAGAACCAATGATTCCCACTAGTGATGAGAATGAAACAGGCAAAGAAACTCCGCCGACATCTCCCAAATGCTCTGGCAAGAGTTCAGCTTGGAACGAATCGATAACTGAAACTCCCAAGAGAAAGACTTTCGGCAAGGAAATTCAGAATCAGCAAATCCTCGATTCCATCATTGTTGCTGAAACACCTCATAAGGAGGATAGCCCGGTTAGAAGGCTGATTACACCTCTGGGTTCGGTTAGCAAAGAGGCTGCACTGCCACGCTTACATCACAGAAAGTCTTTGAATAGCCTCGCTGCTACAGCAGGAAACTCCTCGCCAATAGATggcaaagaaaatatattgaaaagaaCTGCCCGTGATGCAATTATACAAACTTCAGCGAAATTATTTAAGGCTGATGAATGTACTTCCGCTCCAAAGGCCAGAGCTGCACTCTTCCAAGAGAAGCAAAAAGACTTCAAAGTGAGCACAAAAGTGTTCTACAGCTCCTCACCACCTCAAGTTTTACCAAAACAAGAGTCCCCGATGAGTATTGAACAAAGTGAAGTTCGTCGTGGGCAAAAAAGGCGCAGCCTACCTAACAAAAACTATCGAGGGAGATCAACCAAGAGACATAAGCATGGTGAAATCAATGCCGGAATTGGTCATAGAATAAGGAAGCCGAGAGTAAAAAAACATGTCTCACAGACTGATGGGTCTAAGAAAGAAAATGCTAACAATGTTTCTCCCATTGCCACCTCGATTGAGACGTTTTTCGCTGACTCTAGTGTTGAAAACATCTCGCAAAATATGGACAACACTTTGATGAATATCCATGATGCATATTCTGTAGAGAAATGCATCGTGCACCCATCAAGAGAATTGACAGCATCCCCGGAAATTGATACTGGAAAAAAGTTCTTCAAGACTAATAGAACCGTATCAAGAAATTCTCTGGCTACTGTCACGGTTAATGATTCGATAAAATTACAGGTCACACATGGTAAAGTAAAGCTACAACCACATCGATTTATGAAAAGGCAAAACCCCCACAAGAAAGCCAGAATTTCTGATTTATCATTAGATGCCAATGATCTAACAGTCGACGATCCTAACTTCGGAGTCCCCATAGATAAGACAAGTGTTGATAACATTTTGAAGGTATTGGAAGATGATTGGGCGGATGATGAGTATGACACAATGGAACCTTTGATAAGCACACAAAAATATGCGATATCGCCATTAAAGTCTTCAATCATGCCGAATGGTATGACTATGTCTCCTGCCAGTGAACTCACTAGCATGACATCGGTGATGAACATAAAGGATGCTTGTGGCCCTACCTCTAAACTTGATAAGGTTTCTAGCAACCTTGATAACTCTCATCAAACCAAAGGAACAAAGTTGTATCCTCTGTTCAACAAGGACTTCGCAAGGACCAAAAGCCTAAT AGAAACATCCAAAAATGTCGGCCGTGGAACCAAGAGACCTGCAGGTTGGCAATTATCTGCCAAAAATGCTGCCAAAGATGATCGTCAATATCAACTCGATGCTGGCCAGAAGCAGTTTGGTGCAACTCAGTGCCCTGAATGTGGGGTTGTTTATCAAATAGGAGATCCCAGTGATGAAATTTCTCATCAAAATTATCACGATAGTATAAAGATATTAAAATTCCCT GGTTGGAAGCATGAACGAGTAGTGGCTACAGATACTTATACCTCTAGTAGAATTATCTTAGTTGAGCCCTCAGCTCCTAAGTATTGCTGGAAAAAAGTATCAGAGATTTTAGCAGTCATTGATAGAGATTTAGGACTGGCAGATTCGAAACTTTCTGACTACCATAATGACAAG ATCTACCTGTATATCAGGGAAAAAGAGATCATTGGCGTGTTAGTTGCTGAACATGTGACGACGGGCTATCGCGTAATTCCTGATTTACCAAATATCGATTGCTGCAGTTTGCAGAGCTCTGCCGTCAAGTGCGGTGTTAAAGTTGTATGGACAGCTGCTAGTTATCAGAAACAGGGAATTGCAACGAAATTAGTGGATGTTCTAAG GGCCAACTTCTATTTTGGGTATGTCCTATCCATGGATGATATCGCTTTCTCAATACCAACCCCCGGAGGTAAAGCTTTTGCAGAAAAGTACACCAATACTAAATGTTTCAAAGTGTATAATTAA
- the LOC124407399 gene encoding probable ATP-dependent RNA helicase DDX43 translates to MEALDEWNSDEDVQSNTQAIHTQSYIRGGRGHTSSYGDRGSRNGHRSSDDRNWRSNNESRGGGEQGGARGPKTEWHNRNNSKSQGLDISIDSTKVGKLIGKGGCKIKELQEQSGARINIGKPEDYVNTPVTLIGSEEAQQKAKALIDELLTEKPPSSLPPKVSSYSNPDESEFVNFDWSKANNDYEKFQKEKWAKCPELIKNFYHEDPDVANMSKEKVAHIRKINNNITVRKVFQEIEEDGQEGNDDPTIPNPVETFEQAFQDYPEILEEIRKQGFSKPSPIQCQAWPVLLSGKDLIGIAQTGTGKTLAFLLPALIHIEGQPIPRSQRGGPNILIMAPTRELALQIEQEVGKYKYRGIKAVCLYGGGSRKEQVDIVTRGVEIIIATPGRLNDLVQAGVVDVTTITYLVLDEADRMLDLGFEPQIRKTLLDIRPDRQTIMTSATWPPGVRRLAQSYMKDPLQVCVGSLDLAAVHSVMQTILIVDESEKTEMLYDFFRNMGPDDKVIVFVGKKSRVDDLASDLALKGILSQSIHGGREQCDREQALEDIKSGEVRILLATDVASRGIDIGDITHVFNYDFPRDIEEYVHRVGRTGRAGKTGESISLMTRSDWSHAKELIKILEEANQEVPDEVHKMAERYAGWKERRAQEKDRERMDAGGGGGYRGGDRDNGGRSRWGTGRENSGGGFGGNRRGGRGSRGGGW, encoded by the exons ATGGA AGCACTAGACGAGTGGAACAGTGATGAAGACGTGCAGAGTAATACTCAGGCGATACATACTCAGAGTTATATACGAGGTGGAAGGGGACATACTTCGAGCTATGGTGACCGGGGATCGAGAAATGGTCACAGATCGTCTG ATGACAGAAACTGGAGAAGTAATAATGAATCTCGAGGTGGGGGAGAACAAGGAGGGGCTCGCGGTCCGAAAACGGAATGGCATAATAGGAACAACTCGAAATCCCAAGGACTTGATATATCGATAGATTCCACCAAGGTTGGAAAGCTTATTGGCAAAGGAGGTTGCAAGATTAAAGAGTTACAGGAACAAAGCGGAGCTAGGATTAAT ATTGGCAAACCTGAAGATTATGTGAATACACCAGTGACTttgattggctctgaggaagCACAACAAAAGGCTAAGGCATTGATCGATGAATTATTGACTGAAAAACCACCGTCATCACTGCCACCAAAGGTCAGCTCGTACTCCAACCCTGACGAAAGTGAATTCGTAAATTTCGATTGGTCCAAAGCCAATAATGACTAT gagaaatttcaaaaagaaaaatgggcAAAATGTCCAGAACTCATTAAGAATTTTTACCACGAAGACCCAGATGTCGCCAACATGTCCAAGGAGAAAGTGGCTCATATTCGGAAGATAAACAACAACATTACAGTTCGTAAGGTCTTTCAAGAAATCGAGGAAGATGGTCAGGAGGGCAACGATGACCCAACAATACCCAATCCTGTTGAAACTTTTGAACAAGCCTTTCAG GATTACCCAGAAATTTTGGAAGAGATACGAAAGCAAGGATTTTCTAAGCCGAGTCCCATACAGTGTCAAGCATGGCCAGTTCTTCTAAGTGGCAAGGACCTCATAGGAATTGCCCAGACTGGCACAG gaAAAACACTTGCATTCCTTTTACCTGCTCTCATACACATAGAAGGTCAACCAATTCCACGATCACAACGTGGTGGACCAAACATTCTTATAATGGCTCCAACAAGAGAGTTGGCATTACAGATTGAACAAGAAGTCGGAAAGTACAAGTATCGAGGAATTAAAGC GGTGTGTTTGTACGGAGGTGGGAGTCGGAAGGAACAGGTCGATATAGTAACACGTGgagttgaaataattattgcgaCACCTGGAAGATTAAATGACTTGGTCCAGGCTGGTGTTGTAGATGTAACAACTATTACTTATCTCGTACTTGACGAGGCAGATCGTATGCTTGACTTAGGCTTTGAACCACAAATCAGAAAAACTCTGTTAGACATCCGTCCAGATCGTCAAACTATTATGACTAG TGCAACTTGGCCACCTGGAGTCAGACGCCTAGCCCAATCTTATATGAAAGACCCGCTTCAAGTTTGTGTAGGATCGCTAGACTTAGCAGCAGTACATTCTGTGATGCAGACAATTCTCATAGTAGACGAGAGCGAGAAGACAGAAATG TTATATGACTTTTTCCGTAATATGGGCCCTGATGACAAAGTTATAGTATTCGTTGGCAAAAAGTCACGTGTCGATGATTTGGCTAGTGATTTGGCACTGAAAGGTATCCTGAGTCAGAGTATCCATGGTGGTCGTGAGCAGTGCGATAGAGAGCAGGCACTTGAGGACATCAAATCTGGGGAGGTGCGAATTCTGCTTGCTACTGACGTTGCCAGCCGCGGTATAGACATCGGTGACATTAC GCACGTGTTCAACTACGACTTTCCACGAGACATAGAGGAATATGTTCATAGAGTAGGCAGGACAGGGAGGGCTGGTAAAACAGGCGAAAGCATCAGTTTAATGACTCGAAGTGACTGGTCACACGCTAAAGAACTTATCAAGATACTCGAGGAAGCTAATCAG gAAGTACCTGATGAAGTGCACAAAATGGCTGAGCGATACGCAGGATGGAAAGAAAGACGGGCACAGGAGAAAGATCGTGAACGCATGGATGCcggcggtggtggtggttatCGCGGTGGAGACAGAGATAACGGCGGACGGTCAAGATGGGGCACAGGACGAGAAAATAGCGGAGGTGGATTTGGCGGTAACAGACGAGGCGGGAGGGGAAGTCGCGGAGGTGGATGGTAG